GAGTTGCTAACGCGGCGAGAGCTCAGCCGCGAATTGGCCATCGGCTATCTCCTCTCGAAACTGCAAGCTGGGAAGGATGCGCGGGAATGGCAGAAAGCCTTGAAGGTGCTCGTCAATGTGGGGGATGCACGTTTTACCGAAGTGCTGCAGGAAACATGGCCTAGCCTGCTACCGTCAGGACGTGAGCAGGCACTGGATGCCCTGATGTCTCGCAATGACTGGACGGGGCAGTTGCTGGCCTGGATGGGGGAGGGAAAGTTGTCCCTGCGTGAGGTGGATGCCGGGCGGCGTTTGCGCCTGCTGAATCATCCGAATGCAGAACTGAAACAGAAGGCGGGGAAGCTTTTCAGTGTCGTGGGATCGCCGACGCGAACCAAAGTTGTGGAACAGTTCCGGCCTGCCTTGGCCATGAAGATGGACCCGCAGCGTGGTAAAAAAGTGTATCAGCGGACCTGCGCAGCCTGTCATGTCTTTGGTAAAGAAGGGCGCTCCATCGGGCCGGATTTGAGAACGGTCTCGGACCATCCTGCGGAGAAGATTCTGACCAATATTCTGGATCCCAACCTGGACATCCAGCCGGGATTTCACGCCTACAGTTGCACGCTGGGAAGTGGCGAGCAGATCTTTGGTCTCATCGCTTCTGAAAGCGCCGCCAGCGTCACCTTCAAGCTGCCTGATGGAAGTTCACGGGCTGTTTTGCGCAAAGACATTGGCAGCCTGAAAAGCCTGGGCGTTTCCCTGATGCCTGAGGGGCTGGAGGCCGCTCTGACGCCGCAGGATCTTGCTGATTTGATTGGGTATTTAAAAGCGGGTCAACATTAGCCTGTGATGAGCTTGTTATTCGCGTGACCTTCGTTTTGGTCAATGCGCTCAGGGCGACCTTTGTGATGATAGACGAGCTGGGTGTGGTCCACACCCAGCAGATGCAGGATGGTGGAGTGCAGATCATGCACGTGCATCTTGTCCTGGATGGCATAGAGGCCGAGTTCATCCGTAGCACCGATGGTCTGGCCGCCTTTGACGCCGCCGCCCGCCATCCACATGGTGAAGCCGCCCGGATTATGGTCGCGGCCACCTCCCTGCTCACTCATCGGAGTGCGACCGAATTCACCACCCCAGATGACGAGGGTTTCATCCAGCAGTCCGCGTTGTTTAAGGTCCGTGAGCAGGCCCGCGATAGGGCGGTCCACGGAGCGGCATAGCCGGCTGTGGTTCTCTTCCAACTTGCTGTGAGAATCCCACTTACTGCCGGCACCAGAATAAAGCTGCACAAAACGCACGCCGTTTTCGACGAGGCGACGGGCTAACAAACAGTTGCGTCCATAGACAGCGGTCTCAGGCTTGTCCATGCCGTAGAGGGCTTTGATGGAGGCGCTTTCCTTACTTAGATCCACGGCCTCGGGAGCCTCGGCCTGCATTTTGTAAGCAAGTTCGTAAGAGCGGATGCGGGCATCCAGCTCGGTGTTGTCCGTGCGAGTGCGGTTATACTCTTGGTTAAACTTGGCTAGCAGATCCAGCTTCTCACGCTGCTGGGCGGAACTGTAGCCTTTGGGATTGTCCAGGTATTTGATCGGCACGCCATCAGAGCTGAACTCCACACCCTGATAAACGGCGGGCATGAA
This is a stretch of genomic DNA from Prosthecobacter dejongeii. It encodes these proteins:
- a CDS encoding DUF1501 domain-containing protein, yielding MPCHNYDIPTSRRAFLRRAGCGFGSVALAAMMREPVLGAASAANPVLKQLPQRIGQAKNVIFCFMEGGPSHLDTFDHKPLLQKLTGQKLPPSFKEPVLAMGESGAPLLESKRTWKRYGQSGLLISDWFENVAEHADDLAVINSCVSDGINHAGGVCQMNTGSIFGGRPSLGAWVNYGLGSENGNLPAFVVIKDSEGTVVNGVRNWGSGFMPAVYQGVEFSSDGVPIKYLDNPKGYSSAQQREKLDLLAKFNQEYNRTRTDNTELDARIRSYELAYKMQAEAPEAVDLSKESASIKALYGMDKPETAVYGRNCLLARRLVENGVRFVQLYSGAGSKWDSHSKLEENHSRLCRSVDRPIAGLLTDLKQRGLLDETLVIWGGEFGRTPMSEQGGGRDHNPGGFTMWMAGGGVKGGQTIGATDELGLYAIQDKMHVHDLHSTILHLLGVDHTQLVYHHKGRPERIDQNEGHANNKLITG